Genomic DNA from Flavobacterium sp. N502540:
GACGAAAATATGATATCTCTATCACGATTTACTGGATTATGTTCTGTACTTACGATCCATTTTAAAGCTCCTTTTCTGTCATATTTTGTTAGAAAACTTCCTATTTTATTTTTAAAATCAGATTTCAATCCAATTTTTGAATCAAATATCTGATCATTAAATCCTCCTGACACCAAAAATCCATCGTCTGTTGGAGTTAATCCATAATTACCTTCATATTCATGACCATTCCATTGAGAATCTACCCCATTGTTAACTAATGTCCAACAATTATTTGAATTTTCAGATTCATTATAAATATATGGCCCCTCTCCTTCAATTTGATCGTGGCATCCATTATCTGACCAGACTTCGAGATTGGTGATTGTTGCCCCTTGTTTAGAATAAGCAGTTTCTACTTTTTCATCGATAGAATTATTTGTTGAAGCATTAGAACTAAAATTCCATTTATAATGTTGTGCATCAATTGATTTCTGATAAAATGACACCTTTTCATTAGGTAGAGCATTTATTAAATCTTTATGAAACACTGCTTTTGTTTGTTCGACTTCAATGTGAAATCTATCCGTTAAACTAACTGTACAATTAGCATTTACATTTTTAGCTTCCAAATAAAAATCTCCAGATTCACTGATTAAATTGCTTGTAAAAGTAAGAGTCTGTCCATTCCCTACCTCACTGGTTCCATATTTTAAAAAATCTTTTTTCAAAGTATAGACAACATCAATCTCCGAATTTTGAATTTGAATTGTCACTGGTTCACTCTTACAAAGAATCTTATCATTTACGATAACCGGTAAATTAATCTTCGGAATTGGGCTGACATAAATACTTTTAGAATCTGTAGACTCAACCCCAAAACTATTTCTAACTGTATATTTAATTTCATAGTTCCCCGCTTTTTCAAAATTGTAGGTTAAATCTCCACACACAGAACGAACCTCCACATTATTTACAAACCATTTACAACTTGTAATCCAGCCCACGATAGGTTTTAAGGCTACAGTACTTCCTACACAGCCGCCTTCCAATCCTGAAACATTTACATATGGAACCCTTGTCCCACCTCCATTAGTCGTTTTCAATATAATACCAGAATTTCCACAGGCATAAAAAGTTGTATTTGCCATTTGCTTCCAAAAACAATTAATATCGTAATTCAAAGATGTTGACTGCTTCTCTAATGCCTTACCACTGGCAACAAAGTAAACACCATGATCAGTTCCCACATATTCACCTAATGAGTTAGCAGAGATGCATTTTGCATTTAAAGGGCCGTCATAAAAATTAACGTGATTACTATACAACGAATTATCGTTACTATAGGCTGCAAATCTATTTCCGGCACAAAAAGTTAAACCGTTATTCATTGCTGACTCCCCATAGGTTATAGCCTTAATATCTGACCCCGGAGTTAATACAGATATAAAATTATACTTTGAATCAAAATACTCAAAATAAAGTATCTTACCCGTAGCTGCAATTTTACATTTATTTTGATAAAAAGCAACAGAAGAAAAATTATCGGTACCAAGATTTTTAGTCCTAACTACGCCTTGCGCTTTAAAAGTAACCATTAGTCCATTGTCTCCTACTGCAGAATATGATCCAGAATAACTTGAATATCCAATCTGATTTAGATTTGAGTTTTCCACGCCTTTATATATAATTTGATAACTAAGTGATGGTAGTTCAATTTTCATTATAATGGCCTGTTTTGTCAATACATTCTGTCCACAAGCAAAAACAACTCCTGAAGAAGCTGAACCTGTCATATCTGAATAACAATGGCTAAAAGCCGTATTGTTGTAAATATTAGCATCCTCACTTCCATCAGTTATTTCAAATCTCTTCCAACTTGAAGCTCCTTCACCTCCATTTGAAGTATAGTAAAGTCCTTTTTTTCCGGAAACAAAACCATTATTCCCCAGAAAAACAACTCCTGTTAAATCATCACTTAAACCTGTATTTAGATTTACCCACTGACAAAAAGCAAATTGAACATTAATTAAAAAGAAAATACAGAGTAAAGTTGACCTCATATAATTTAGTAATTTTATTATTAAAAAAGAAGTAAAACTAGTCATTTTTTAACACTTTACAAGACACTACAATTGATTTGTTAAAAATATGAGAAATAATCTCCTTAAGATCTTTTGCACATTTAAAATTCAAAAAATAGAAACTCTTTTTACTTTTATTCAATAGCTGCTAAGTATAATATTCGTCTGTTAATATTCAAAAGATTATTTTTGCAAAAATTATCATGATGAAGAGCATTCTATATAAAAATACCAAAATATCATACTCAGATTCGGGAACTGGAAATGCAATTGTATTCCTTCACGGCTTTCTGGAAAATAAAAAAATGTGGAAAAACTATGTTGATTTTTTCTCCGAAAAACATCGCATCATTACGATCGATTTACTGGGACACGGCGAGTCGGATTCTTTGGGATATGTGCACACGATGGAAGACAATGCCAATGCTGTTCAGAAAGTCCTGAATCATTTAAAAATTGAAAAAGCTACTGTTGTCGGACATTCGATGGGCGGTTATGTCGGTCTGGCTTTCGCCGAATTGTTTCCAAAAAATATTCAGAAACTGGTTTTACTCAATTCTACTTCAAGGGAGGATAGTCCGGAAAGGAAACTTAACCGAACACGGGCTATCAAAGCAGTCAAACAAAATTATGTAACTTTTGTGAGTCTGGCTATTGGTAATTTGTTTAGCGAGAACAACCGAATCCGATTAACAGACGAAATTGAAAAAGTAAAAACACAGGCTCTCCAAACACCTTTGCAGGGAATTATAGCTTCACTCGAAGGAATGAAAATCAGAAAAGACAGAGAAGCACTTTTACAACAAAACCTTTTTCCGGTTTTATTGATTCTAGGAAAAAAAGATCCTGTTTTAGATTACGAAGACTCCCGCACCCAGATAGACGATACTACGGCAGAACTTATTTCTTTTGAAGACGGACATATGAGTCATATTGAAAACAAAGAGGAATTAAAAACCGTTTTGTCCCAATTTTTCTCTTAGATCACAGCCTTCAACATAAAAAAAGACCGTTCCGAAAAATTATCGAAACAGCCTTTTCTTCTTTTTGTTGGGGGCAAAAATTTATACTTTTTTAAAAATTTCTTTTTAAAAATTTTGGCAAAGTTATTCCTTTTATGCACTAATTCTAACCCCTTGAATCACTTTTGTTTATAGTTTATGCTTTGCTTGTTTAAAGAGTGAAATTTGTAGATAAATTCATCAAAAAGAAATATACTCCATAAAAATTATAACATTTTACTTCATAAAATTCATTTAAAAAAAGCCGCTTTTTGATATAATTCCAGAAATGAGATCGCTTTTTTCATCAGGAAACCATAAAAAATGATATTCTGAATAAAGACGATTAATCCATTTTCTCTTCAAAAGAAATTGTCGGGTCAAAAATCTCTTTTAACAGTAATACGATTTCCTCTAAATAATTACTCAAAATTTCTCTGGAAACTGTAGTAGTAATCTCTTTATCTTCTTTGAATGTAAAAGGCAAAAAACCTGATTTAAGATTTTTAAAAGAAATTATACCCGCTTCTATCGGGATTTCTTTCGCTTTGGTTTCAAACATAAAGGCATAAGCCAAAACCTGAATAATTTTATCATTTTTAAGCTCCTGAGTCAATCCATTCCATGATTTCAGGATAACATTCGTCTTTTCAACTTTTCCTGTCTTATAATCAATAATTCGGATTTTCCCGTTGCGCAATTCAATACGATCCACGTTTCCTTTAATCAAAACAGGAAACGGCAAATCCGGATGATTTAATTCGCGTTCAAATGTTTCCTCCAAAGCTATGATCTGAACCGCATCTCCATTTTTAAGAGATTCTAATTCCATTTTCAAAAAATTAGAGACATTTCGTTTCGCTACTTCAAAGGCTAAAAGATTACGCCCTTTTTTTATCTCACCTTCTTTATAAACCAATTTAAACTGATTTAAAACTTCAGCATCCAGTAACTTGAAACAATTTTCGAGATCTGTTTCCGAAATGAACTTTCCAATAAAGGGTTCATAAAGCGTTTTCAACGTTTCATGAATAATAGTCCCAAGAGTATTCAATGCTATATTCTCCTCAACTTCTTCTACTTCTCTAATTCTCAATATTTTTTGGAAATAAAAGTCTATCGGATTTCGGATGTAACTCGTCAAAGCAGAAGGAGAAAAACCGGCAAGTGCGATTTCTTTTAAACGATCTATCACAGCCTCAGACTTGGGAACCACCATAGGCTGATAAGCCGTTGTTGGTAAAACGGGATTATAAATGTCAAACGTTAAGTTGTGCTTCTTTTGTTTCTCTACCTCCAATTGCGTGATGAAACGGCTTCGTTCTCCTGCATCCAATCCATCATTTTCTGTATTGTAAATCAGATAGATGTTTTGAGCTCTTTGCAATAAATGATAAAAATGATAGGTATAAATGGCATCTTTCTCTTTAAAAGTAGGCAATCCCAGTTCGTTTTTAACATCATAGGGAATAAATGAATTTTGAGATTTTCCAGCCGGAAACTTCCCTTCATTCATCGATGTTACAATTACGGTATCAAAATCAAGCACACGACTTTCCAGAACCCCCATAATTTGCAGTCCGCGTAAAGGCTCCCCTTCAAACGAAACTTCAGCAACATCAATAATCTGTTTATAGATCGCATGCAAAGTGTCTATGTTATCAATGTGATTGTGTTTTGTGTAATAATTGATCAGCTTATTAATTACTTTAAAAACGGCATAAACAAAAGCTTTCGCAATTTTTTCCTCCTCATTGTCATTGCTGAAATTTTCTTTTATCAAAAGTAAAAGTGCCGAAACATTTTCAAGAACAGCAATCGACCCATTCTCCCACTTTTGAAAAAGCAGATCAAACAATGGCGTTGGATTCAAATTGAGTTCTAAAACCCGATTATGTGTAATAAAAGTGTAATTATTTTCCTTGATAATCCGAACCAAATTACTGGCATTGGCATAAGGTTCAACCAAAGGATGTGTAAGAATATCAAGTATATCTTTATAATAAAAAACATAACTTTCTCCTTTACGCGAAAGCGCATTGGTATGCATTCTAAACAATTTCGCAACTAATATCTGCGACGGGTTGTTCTTTCCCGAATAACCCATTGTAATATTCAGACTTCCAACGGAAGAAGGCAGGGAATATAAAACCGGCATCAGTAAATTTTCCTCACCCAGTACAATAGCCACTTTATCTAAAGCAGTAGTTGGGTTTTCTGTGATAATATTTTCGATAATACTACCCGCCAGTTTTGCCTGACCAATAGTTTTGGGTGTCCCTATAATCTGAATGTTTTTAGTCTGCGAAAAATCATCTACTATCCATTCAAACGGATGAGCTTTATAGTGTTTCCAATTTTCTTTAAACCGTCTTACAAAAAGTCCTGCATCATGATACGGATCATTTAAGAAAGTCTGATCAACATCCCAATAAATCCTGGCCTGATCTAAAGCCAAAAGATGCTGCACAATTTTTTCTTCCGCTGCATTCAAAGCATTAAATCCTGCAAAAATGAAACTACGATTTGAAACGGTATTCGAAAAGTGATTGAGATTGTTTACAGCTTCACGATAAATTAGTCCCTGATATCCAATTGATTTATTCAGTAAATGATTGTATAGGGAATCATAATACAATGGAAGAAGTTTCCAGAAATCAATATAATTCTCTAAAAGCTTGGTTTTGTTCTCGACTTCAATCCCCCATTTTTTGATGTCTTCAATATCATTCAAATAGGACAAGACGTGTGAAGGGTCTAACAGATAGCGATCGATTTCATTAAAATCCTGCAGAAGCGTTTTTGCCCAATTGGCAAATAATTCAAAAGACTGCTGATATTGTTTCTCGGTTACGGAAAGATACACTTCATAGAACTCAAACAAAAGCTCAATTGAATCAACGGATCGGATCGAGGCTACGTCCTGTACAAAATCTTCAATACTAATAATTTCAGGCGAAAGTATTGTTTTCTTAGTCTCATTTTTCAGGGCTTCAATTAAAAAAACTTTCGCTCTTTTATTAGGCAAAATAACAGTTGTCTCAGCAAGTTTATCTGAATAGTCCTGAATTATAACCGTCGCTATTTTCCCGAGAAAAGAAGTATTTATCATGTGATAAAAATAAAAAAAGCCATTCAATTAAGAATGGCTTTTAGTATTTATTTAAACAGTAAATTAGATTTTACCTTGGTATTTAGAACCAATGTGTTTAATTTCTGTTCTTCTGTTTTGTGCTTTACCTGCAGCAGTTTTGTTGCTTGCAACTGGTTGAGAAGATCCGAATCCTTTAGACTCTAAGTTCTCAGCATTTACACCTCTTTCGATTAATGCATTTTTCACAGCGTCAGCTCTTTCTTGAGAAAGTTTGTCGTTGATTTTTGCAGAACCTGTACTATCTGTGTGTCCTTCAATAGAGAATTTCGCGTTTGGATAGTTTTTAAGGATTTCTTTAATAGCATCTAATCTAGCTGGAGTTTCTTTGTCACCAGTTTTGAAAGTAGCTTTTCCTGAGTTAAAGTAAACCGCTCTAGCTTGAACTTTAAGATCTTCTAAAGCTTCAGTAGTTACTTCAGGACAACCTCTGTTAGAAGCAGGACCAGCAACTGTAGGACAATCGTCATCTTTATCAGCTACACCGTCTTTGTCAGCGTCTAAGAAAGGACAACCACCATTTTCTCTAGGACCAGCAACTGTAGGACATTTGTCATCTTTGTCAGCGATACCATCACCGTCAGTATCAGGACAACCTTTTAAAGCAGCTAAACCAGCAACATCTGGACAAGCGTCATCTTTATCAGCAATTCCGTCTCCGTCAGTATCAGGACATCCGTTTAATGCAGCTAAACCAAATACATCTGGACAAGCGTCAGAAGCGTCAACGATTCCGTCTCCGTCAGTATCAGGACATCCGTTGAATTGTTTTAAACCAGCAACATCTGGACAAGCATCATCTTTATCGTAGATTCCGTCTCCGTCAGTATCTTTACCTCCGAATTTGAAAACTAGACCTGCAGTGTGTTGAAAGTGAGATGGAGCATCTGGAGCTCCAGATTTATCTAATCTATCCCCACTAACTGACCATTTGTATCTTGTAGCAAGCTCAAGACCGATAGCATCAGTAAACCAAAAAGTAACACCAGCACCTGGGTTAACAGTTCCGTAGCTGCTATCTCCAAAGAAAGTGTAACCTCCACCAACAGATAACGAAGGATCGATTACTTTAGATTTGATTAATTCCTGGAAGCTATATTTAATAGTAGCATCAATTCCGTAATACATCAAGTCACCAGGATTAGTTACAAGATTACCTCTACCATCATGGCCCGCAGCAGTCTTGTTAAAAACAACAAATTTATCAATCTTGTTCACAGATCCTTGTAAACCAACAGAAAAACCGCTACCTACATATCTATTTACACCAATGTAAGATAAAGAAGGAAGAATATTCCAGTTGTCTTTTACAGCGAATGGCTGAGAAAAGTGTTGATCGAAAAAACCATTTCCTGATCCAGAACTTGTTCTAGTATCAACGGCATTAACTCCAAAAGAGATAGCCCATGGATTGTTGCTGTCTTGTGCGTGAGAACTTAAACCCATCACCATCATCACAGCAACTAAAAGTTTGTTAAGATGTTTCATACTTAATTTTTTTTAATTACAATTTAGTTAATTACAAGCAAAAGTAACACCAAAATTTTTAAATACAAAATGAAATGTTAAAAAAAACCTACAAAAATTCGACCAAAGTGGGAATTATATAACTTTTAACATTTGTCCGACAACTGTAAAAGCATCTATAGCCCTGTCTAAGTGCTCTTTTGTATGCGCAGCCGATAATTGCACTCTAATCCTCGCTTTTTCTTTAGGCACTACAGGGAAGAAGAATCCGATTACATAAATGCCTTGTTTCAATAATTCATTTGCCATAGTCTGCGACAATTTCGCATCGTATAACATCACCGGAACGATTGCTGAATCTCCATCAATGATATCAAAACCGGCTTTTTTCATTCCTTCTTTAAAGTAATTTGTATTCCATTCTAATTTATCTCTCAACGTAGTGTCTTTTTCCAATAATTCAAACACCTTAATTGAGGCCCCAACAATCGCCGGTGCTAGTGAGTTTGAGAATAAATATGGTCTTGAACGCTGACGCAATAACTCAATAATTTCTTTTTTAGCAGTCGTATAACCTCCCATTGCTCCACCTAAAGCTTTACCTAGAGTTCCGGTAATAATATCAACTCTTCCCATAACTCCTTTTGCTTCGAGAGTTCCTTTTCCGGTTGCCCCGATAAATCCTGCAGCATGGCACTCATCTACCATCACCATCGCATCATACTTATCTGCCAGGTCACAAATTTTATCAAGAGGCGCTACCAGTCCGTCCATTGAGAAAACCCCATCAGTAACAATTAATTTGAAACGTGCTCCAGCTTCATTTGCTTTAATTAATTGCTGCTCCAAATCTTCCATATTACTGTTCTCATAACGATAACGCGCTGCTTTACACAAACGAACTCCGTCAATAATAGACGCATGATTCAGACTGTCTGAAATAATAGCGTCATTCTCTCCTAACAAAGGTTCGAAAACACCACCATTAGCATCAAAAGCTGCTGCATAAAGAATAGTATCTTCTGTACCATAAAAATCTGCAATCTTCTTCTCTAAAGTTTTATGAATATCCTGCGTTCCGCAAATGAAACGTACTGACGACATCCCAAAACCGTGTGTATCCATAGCATCTTTTGCTGCTTTTACTACTTCTGGGTGTGATGAAAGCCCTAAATAATTGTTGGCACAAAAATTCAAAACTTTTTCTCCTGTAGAAATCGTTATCTCAGCATCTTGTGCCGAAGTTATAATGCGTTCTTTCTTGAAAATTCCGTTTTCTTCAATTGTTTGCAACTCATTTTGCAAATGTTCTTTTATTTTACCGTACATTTCTATTTATTTAAAACGTTAAAAATTAACAACTTAAGACAAAAACACCTAGTCAAACCTTTAACATCTGATTAATTTTTTCACAAATTTACTACATCGATTTCTGATCCGATGTATACCAACGCTTTTTTTAACACTTTATACCCCAAATCCTCTATAGCCTCCTCATACTCCTGAATTTGCTTTGCATACTTCGAATTTATCACTCCTGTTTTATAATCTAACAAATAGGCTTCTTTATTTGAAGTCAGAACAATACGATCGGGTTTTAAAATCCTGCCTTCTTTCTGAACAATTGTCTGTTCATTCAAAACAGTTGCATTTCCATCAAAACAAATACTCAGCTCCGGATGATTCACAATCTCCTGAAGTGTCTTTAAAACCATATCAACCTGATCATTTGTAATAAGCCCATTTTCAATTCCTTTTGTAATTGCCAGATCCACATCCGACCGATCCTTAACAAAAGCCAGAATTTCGTGAACTATATTACCATAAGCGATTGCTTCCTGCTGATGCGTTCCCCACATTAAAGCCTCCCGTTGTGCAATCTTGATGTTTTTTGGATTTAAAACTTCCGAAACAACAGGAATTGTCTTCACCAAATCAACTGATTTTACAGCATTCGAAAGCCTGCTCTTACTACCAAACTCATACTCTGATCGTTCCGTGTCGTAACCCCCTTTATGCATTAAATACCGAATAAAAAAGGAAGCCATATTGTTAGGCAATTCACCATCTTTCCGTTCTTTCATTCCTTGCGATATTACATACAATTGTTCCTCTGCACGTGTCAAAGCCACATACAAAACGTTTATATTATCCAGCAGTTCTTCTTGTTTCTTCAAATTAAAAACTGCCGAAGCATTCTCACCGAAACCTTCAACCGCACTGCTGTTATCAATTAAAGCTTTCGGAACATCCAAATTCGCATCTTCGGTATCCAGCCATAATTTATCTTTTGGCTTTCGATTGTAGTCTTCTTCTGCAAATGGCATAATAACGATCGGAAATTCTAATCCTTTTGATTTATGAATTGTCATGATGCGAACCGCATTGTTTCCTTCAGGAGACGGAATGCTAAATTTCTCTGCATTTTTATCCCAATAACTTAAAAAATCAGCTATTCCTGCCTGATTTCTCATGTCTCGTTCTAAAACGATATCCAAAAAGAACTGAACATATGCATTTCCTTCATCAGGAAGAATAAATTTCGCAATTATAATTTCAACCGCCTCATACAAGGATTTTTTACGAACATCTTCAAAAGAAAGTGAGACATCAAAAGTTAAAAGCCATTTTTCAAAATCACCTTCCTTTTTTTGAGACATCCCTAAGGCAATAAAATCATGAATCGGCATCTTAACTTCTTTATTTGATCCCAAAAAATGAAGAAAATTAGCTTTCGACTCTAAATCAGCACTATTGTTTAAATATTTCAGCAGACAAACAATCAAACGCACCTCTGTTGCATTTTGAATCATTAGGGTTTCAGATGACAAAAGTGGAATATTTTGCTCCGTTAAATAGTTCGCAATTGCGATTCCCTGATCTCTTTTTCGGGTTAAGATTACAATGTCCTTGTATTCAAAACCTTCCCGAACAACTTTTTGAATGGTATTTAAAGTCGCCAAAACATACAAATCTGATTTCTCAACCACTTCTTCTTCGTCTGCATAATCTGATTTCTCGATTACAGGAAGAAAAGAGATATTGACATACCCTCCTTTCTTTGAATTTATGTTCTGAAAACTATGATTTTCATACAAATCTTTGTAATCTTCATTGGTAAATTCGGCCGAAATTAATTTAAAAAAATCATTATTGAATTCAATTACCTCACTATAACTGCGGTAATTTGTATCTAAATGCTTAACCTCTTTTTTATGGTTAAAAAAAGAATTTTCTTCTTTTCCTAATTCTATAAACTGCTCTGCTTTTCCCCCTCTCCATCGGTAAATAGACTGTTTCGGATCTCCCACTATCATCAGTGTCCCTTTATTTCCAAAATCGTCTTCTCCGGAAAGGGAATTATGAATCAGCGGAATCAGATTCTGCCACTGCATTTCAGAGGTATCCTGAAATTCATCGATAAAAAAATGACGGTATTTCTCTCCCAAACGCTCATAAATAAAAGGTGCGGGCTGGTTCTGAATTTCACGGTGAATAATGGCGTTGAATTCAGAAATCGACAGCACATTTTGTTCGGATTGAATTTTAGCCAATTCATTACTAACGGTATTCAATAGCGAAAGCGGTGTAATATTTTTCAGAAAGGCTTTATAGAAATCTCTTTTTTCGAAATTCTTATAGATTTTTACCAGAATCTGAAGCAGTTCAGGGATTATATTTTCTATTAACGCACGGTCCTTTGCCGTTTTATTAATAGCAATATCATCGAATTCGTGAAAAGTTTTATTTCGGGGATTAAATTTCCCGTCACGAATACTTTCTAAATGGTTTGGAAAAGTTCCGCGAGAGAATGACTTCAAATCGATTCCGTTTTTTTCGATTAAAGCAAGTGCCTCAATCGCAAAATTTTCATTTTCAGACTCGAGTTCTTTACACAAAGCGAGCATTTTTTTCTTGATCTCAATAAACTCTTCAATAGATTTATCCTGAAAATGAGAAATTTCATTCCGATTGTTTTCATTCAGAACCAGTCTACCCGTTTCTAAGATTTCTCGAGAAACATCCCAACTTTTATCGTCGTCGGTTTTTTCCATCGTGAAATCAACGAGCAGCTTAGTCAATGTTTCGTCCTGACCGGCTTGTGCAATTATAGCATCAACTGCCTCAATCAATAAATTCTCGGTATCCAAAGTGACTTCAAAAGTCATTGGCAGATTAAGATCATGTGCAAAAGCACGAATTACTTTATGTGTAAATTTATCGATGGTAGAAATATCAAAAGCAGCATAATTATGAATTAAGTGCTTGATAATATTCTGGGATTTTGTTTTAATTTTAATAATAGAAAGTCCGGTATCCCGAGACAAATCCTCCATCAAATCGACTGCTTTTGCAGATGGCTCCTCTTTTGCAAACTCAGACAAACTCCCAACAATACGGCTTTTCATTTCATGAACTGCTTTATTGGTGAATGTAATTGCCAAAATGTTGCGATAAGCATCGTTCCGTGGAGAAGAAAGAATAATTTTAAGATACTCTTTTACCAAAGTATAGGTCTTTCCGGAGCCTGCAGATGCATCATAGATAGAGAAAGACGGACTTTGCATAAGTTTGGTTTTTCGTAGGGTAAAAATAACACATTAATT
This window encodes:
- a CDS encoding UvrD-helicase domain-containing protein encodes the protein MQSPSFSIYDASAGSGKTYTLVKEYLKIILSSPRNDAYRNILAITFTNKAVHEMKSRIVGSLSEFAKEEPSAKAVDLMEDLSRDTGLSIIKIKTKSQNIIKHLIHNYAAFDISTIDKFTHKVIRAFAHDLNLPMTFEVTLDTENLLIEAVDAIIAQAGQDETLTKLLVDFTMEKTDDDKSWDVSREILETGRLVLNENNRNEISHFQDKSIEEFIEIKKKMLALCKELESENENFAIEALALIEKNGIDLKSFSRGTFPNHLESIRDGKFNPRNKTFHEFDDIAINKTAKDRALIENIIPELLQILVKIYKNFEKRDFYKAFLKNITPLSLLNTVSNELAKIQSEQNVLSISEFNAIIHREIQNQPAPFIYERLGEKYRHFFIDEFQDTSEMQWQNLIPLIHNSLSGEDDFGNKGTLMIVGDPKQSIYRWRGGKAEQFIELGKEENSFFNHKKEVKHLDTNYRSYSEVIEFNNDFFKLISAEFTNEDYKDLYENHSFQNINSKKGGYVNISFLPVIEKSDYADEEEVVEKSDLYVLATLNTIQKVVREGFEYKDIVILTRKRDQGIAIANYLTEQNIPLLSSETLMIQNATEVRLIVCLLKYLNNSADLESKANFLHFLGSNKEVKMPIHDFIALGMSQKKEGDFEKWLLTFDVSLSFEDVRKKSLYEAVEIIIAKFILPDEGNAYVQFFLDIVLERDMRNQAGIADFLSYWDKNAEKFSIPSPEGNNAVRIMTIHKSKGLEFPIVIMPFAEEDYNRKPKDKLWLDTEDANLDVPKALIDNSSAVEGFGENASAVFNLKKQEELLDNINVLYVALTRAEEQLYVISQGMKERKDGELPNNMASFFIRYLMHKGGYDTERSEYEFGSKSRLSNAVKSVDLVKTIPVVSEVLNPKNIKIAQREALMWGTHQQEAIAYGNIVHEILAFVKDRSDVDLAITKGIENGLITNDQVDMVLKTLQEIVNHPELSICFDGNATVLNEQTIVQKEGRILKPDRIVLTSNKEAYLLDYKTGVINSKYAKQIQEYEEAIEDLGYKVLKKALVYIGSEIDVVNL